The window aggcgGGGGGGAACATAcccggttgttgttgtattcCACCCACATGGAGttcttttggtggttggtgatcaGCTGGCCGGCGACGACGGGGACGATGTCGCTTGGGGGGACATGGCGGAGGCCGGGGCCGAGGCGGAGcggtttggaggtggaggaggggatgagatCTGGGGAGATGGGGTCGCCGGGGAGGACTAGGGGGCGTTCGGTGGTTGTCATGGTGGGCGCGCGATTGTGATTTtgtgggttgtggttgtgattTGGGAGAGATGGCAAGTTTCTCCGATTATTGGGGCTAGAATTGGAGTTGTCGTGGCGGCGATAGGGGTATCAAAAAGAGAGGGCGGTTTgggatgttggtgtttggtttggtttggtcTGGGGAAATTTCCAGTTCAGCCTTGCGATGCGGATATCGATTGCGCTTCAGGTGCAGCCTTGGTGGGGCTGTTCGTTCGTTGATCTTGGGTGGGTAAGTTGGGTCAAGGGGGCGCGTCACGGCAACGGGCAGGATTAGGTATAGAGTTAGTCGGCTACCTGGTATATTTTGGCTACAAGACGAGACAGTGAATCAAAAAGAATTTGAAGAAGCCTGTCGTTCAAGGCTGCAGAGGTGGTGAAGTGTATTCGACCTTGGGTCTGTAAACCTTCTGGACTTGTGGTTGGGCTGACCTTGGTGCAGTCCAAGCAAGGTTGCTAGTACAGCAGTGGTCAACAACCATAGCAGCAGTGAACAAGAAAACTCTCTTGCTATGACTACGACGGTCCTCCACCTGAGCCTTGTCTTGCTCACACAAACTATGACCCAGCTTAACAGGTGAATAGGAGACCAAATGCTGCTCCGCGACCAACCGCGCCCCATATTCACCATGTCACTGGTACTTCGATGTGGGCCCCACAGTGTCCCGCATCCCTGCGAAGACTTGGGCCAATATTTTTTTGACAGTGGAAATTTTTGGATCCCCCACCACTGTTGACCAATTTTTAACTACGATTTGCCATTCCCACGCCGCTTCAAgagacatcaccacccctcttCGGCCTCAAGAATCTTCCCTTCCTTCGCTAATCGCCAGTTACAGTCAAAATGAGCGGTGCCAAGTCTGTTGCGCCGGAGAACCGGACCGTCATTGGCTTGACCTTTGGCAACTCCAACAGCTCCATCGCCTACACTGTTGACGATAAGGCTGAGGTTATCGCCAACGAGGACGGAGGTAAGCATCAGACTCGAGGCCCCTGGTCCCTCCAAGCGCTAACACACCCGGAATAGACCGTCAGATCCCAACAATCCTCTCCTACGTCGACGGCGATGAGTACTACGGTCAACAGGCGAAGGCTTTCCTGATCAGAAACCCAAATAACACAGTCGCCTACTTCCGTGACTTCCTCGGGAAAGAGTATGTGGCCATGTCAGACAACAACGACAGTTACTAACAAGCCCGCAGCTTCGAGCATATTGACCCTACCCACAACCACGCCTCTGCGCACCCCAAGGATGTTGACGGAGCCGTCTCTTTcaccatcaaggacaaggccgaggaggacgctGAGCCGTCCACCGTTTCTGTCTCCGAGGTTGCCACCCGCTACCTCCGTCGCCTGGTCGGCTCTGCTTCCGATTACCTTGGCAAGAAGGTTACCTCTGCCGTCATCACCGTCCCTACCAACTTCAACGACAAGCAAAAGGCCGcccttcttgctgctgccaacgCTGCCGATCTCGAGGTTCTCCAGTTGATCAGCGAGCCCGTCGCTGCGGCGCTCGCCTACGATGCGCGCCCCGAGGCTCAGGTCGAGGACAAGATCGTTGTCGTTGCCGAGTTGGGCGGCACCCGCTCCGACGTTGCCGTCATTGCCAGCCGTCAAGGCATGTACACCGTCCTCGCCACTGCCCACGACTACGAGTTCAACGGTGTTGCTCTTGACAAGATCCTGATGGATCACTTCGCCAAGGAGTTCCTCAAGCGCAACCCCAGCGCCAAGGACCCCCGTGAGAACGCCAGAGGCCTCGCCAAGCTCAAgttcgaggccgaggccaccAAGAGGGCCCTCAGCATCGGTGCCAACGCCAGCTTCAGCGTTGAAAGCTTGTCCGACGGTATCGATTTCGCCAGCACCATCAACCGCCTCCGTTACGAGACTCTTTCCAGGACCGTTTTCGAGGGCATCAACCGCCTGGTTGAGTctgtcatcaagaaggccggcCTTGACGTTCTTGACGTTGACGAGGTCATTCTGTCTGGTGGCACTGCCCACACTCCTCGCATTGCTTCCAACTTCAGCAACATCTTCCCCCAGACCACCAGAATCCTggccccctccaccaacccctaTGCCATCAACCCTTCCGAGCTCGGCGCTCGTGGTGCCGCTCTCCAGGCCAGCCTGATCCAGGATTACGAGGCCGACGACATCGACCAGTCGACCCACGCTGCCGTCACCACTGTGGCCCACATCAGCAACGCCATTGGAGTCGTCTCTCTGAACGCTGCCGGCGAGGAGATCTTCGTTCCTGTTGTTCCCGCCGAGACTGCCGTCCCCGCCAAGAGGACAGTCCACGTCGCCGCGCCCAAAGACGGCGGTGATGTTCTTGTCAAGTTCGTCGAGGGCAACACCCACATCAAGGTTACCAAGCCTgagcccaagcccaaggaggacaagaccGCCAAGGTCGAGGATGCTGCTGACTCTGACGAAGAGTCTGACTtctccgacgacgaggaggaagaagaggagaagcgcgAGAAGGTATGGAAGATTGGCAACACCCTTGCCGAGGCTGCCATCCGCAATGTGAAGAAGGGCGGCAAGGTCGAGGTTACTGTCCAGGTCAACGCCGATCTTTCCGTCATTCTCACGACGAGAGAAGTTGGCGCCCAGGGCGGTGTGAGAGGCCAACTGAACGCTTAGAAGGTTGGCGAGTTCGGGCGAGGGCAAACCGTTGATAAAAAGACACAAAATCTCCTGCTAAAAGGCATGGAGCTGGATGAGTGGAACCCCCAAGACTTGCTCAGGAATTAGACTACAACTGAGTGGCCGGCTTCCTTGTATACGGGGTGTATTCGGGGAGACTGCCTTGGCGTTGGTTGTGACCATAAGGCGGGGTCGGATGcatcggaggaggagggaggtt is drawn from Podospora pseudocomata strain CBS 415.72m chromosome 1 map unlocalized CBS415.72m_1, whole genome shotgun sequence and contains these coding sequences:
- the SSZ1 gene encoding Hsp70 protein that interacts with Zuo1p (COG:O; EggNog:ENOG503NWWV), whose translation is MSGAKSVAPENRTVIGLTFGNSNSSIAYTVDDKAEVIANEDGDRQIPTILSYVDGDEYYGQQAKAFLIRNPNNTVAYFRDFLGKDFEHIDPTHNHASAHPKDVDGAVSFTIKDKAEEDAEPSTVSVSEVATRYLRRLVGSASDYLGKKVTSAVITVPTNFNDKQKAALLAAANAADLEVLQLISEPVAAALAYDARPEAQVEDKIVVVAELGGTRSDVAVIASRQGMYTVLATAHDYEFNGVALDKILMDHFAKEFLKRNPSAKDPRENARGLAKLKFEAEATKRALSIGANASFSVESLSDGIDFASTINRLRYETLSRTVFEGINRLVESVIKKAGLDVLDVDEVILSGGTAHTPRIASNFSNIFPQTTRILAPSTNPYAINPSELGARGAALQASLIQDYEADDIDQSTHAAVTTVAHISNAIGVVSLNAAGEEIFVPVVPAETAVPAKRTVHVAAPKDGGDVLVKFVEGNTHIKVTKPEPKPKEDKTAKVEDAADSDEESDFSDDEEEEEEKREKVWKIGNTLAEAAIRNVKKGGKVEVTVQVNADLSVILTTREVGAQGGVRGQLNA